One window from the genome of Gavia stellata isolate bGavSte3 chromosome 10, bGavSte3.hap2, whole genome shotgun sequence encodes:
- the GNG5 gene encoding guanine nucleotide-binding protein G(I)/G(S)/G(O) subunit gamma-5: MSGSSNVAAMKKVVQQLRLEASVTRVKVSQAAADLKQFCLQNAQHDPLLTGVSSSTNPFRPQKVCSFL, from the exons ATGTCGGGCTCCTCCAACGTGGCGGCCATGAAGAAGGTGGTGCAGCAGCTGCGCCTGGAGGCCAGCGTGACCCGCGTGAAG GTTTCTCAGGCTGCAGCAGACTTGAAGCAATTCTGCCTGCAGAATGCACAACATGATCCCCTACTGACAGGAGTATCATCAAGCACAAATCCATTCAGACCCCAGAAAGTTTGTTCATTTTTGTAA
- the RPF1 gene encoding ribosome production factor 1, translating to MAGDGSGPVGSAAEDGGPPAPERVLFPPTFSVSEIKNKQRRHFMFLRWKQQQRKEKLAAKKKRRKEREALGDKAPPKAIPKTIENQRVYDETTVDPNDEEVAFDEATDEFAPYFNRQTVPKILITTSDRPRGRTVRFCEQLSTVIPNSHVYYRRGLALKRIIPQCIARDFTDLIVINEDRKIPNGLVLSHLPDGPTAHFRMSSVRLRKEIKRKGKEPTEHVPEVILNNFTTRLGHSVGRMFASLFPHDPQFIGRQVATFHNQRDYIFFRFHRYIFKSEKKVGIQELGPRFTLKLRSLQKGTFDSKFGEYEWIHKRREMDTSRRKFHL from the exons atGGCAGGCGACGGCAGCGGCCCGGTGGGCTCTGCGGCGGAGGATGGGGGGCCGCCGGCCCCGGAGCGGGTTCTCTTCCCGCCGACCTTCAGCGTGTCCGAGATCAAGAACAAGCAGCGGCGGCACTTCATGTTCCTTcgctggaagcagcagcagaggaag GAGAAACTGGCCGCCAAGAAGAAgcggagaaaggagagagaagcccTCGGAGACAAA GCACCTCCAAAAGCCATACCAAAGACTATTGAAAATCAGAGAGTGTATGACGAAACAACTGTAGATCCCAATGATGAAGAG GTTGCTTTTGATGAAGCAACTGATGAATTTGCACCATACTTCAACAGACAGACAGTTCCCAAGATTCTTATTACAACATCAGACAGACCTCGTGGG AGGACAGTGAGGTTCTGTGAACAACTGTCTACTGTTATACCTAACTCGCATGTCTACTATCGAAGAGGACTGGCTTTGAAAAGAATTATTCCACAGTGTATTGCAAGGGACTTCACAGATTTAATCGTCATTAATGAAGATCGCAAAATACCAA ATGGTCTTGTTTTAAGTCATCTGCCTGATGGTCCAACTGCTCATTTTAGAATGAGTAGTGTCCGTTTGCGTAAAGAAATAAAG CGAAAAGGGAAGGAGCCCACAGAACATGTACCTGAAGTAATCCTGAATAATTTTACAACACGACTTGGCCATTCTGTTGGTCGCATGTTTGCCTCTCTCTTCCCACATGACCCTCAGTTCATTGGAAGACAAGTAGCTACATTTCACAACCAGCGAGACTACATCTTTTTCAGATTCCACAG aTATATCTTCAAGAGTGAAAAGAAAGTGGGAATTCAAGAACTTGGGCCACGTTTTACATTAAAGCTGAGGTCTCTTCAAAAAGGAACCTTTGATTCCAAATTTGGAGAGTATGAATGGATTCATAAG CGCCGAGAAATGGACACAAGTAGAAGAAAATTTCACTTATAA